The genomic stretch CCAAGATAACTTTTACGAAATGATTGAAGAAATAAAACAACTTTTTCCCGGAAAAATTAGATCTTATTTTTATTATAAGTCGATAAAAATACACAAATATTTGTTCTTCCCAAAACTAATTATGAAACAAAATAAAATATAAAACAAAATATGAAATAATATTAATCATAAAACAAACTGAATGAAAAACTAACATAAATCATAAAATATAAAATAACACCAACCATAAAATATGAACTGACATTAATTATAACATAAAATATAGAAACTTAGTCAAGTCAAATCATCATTCAGGCAAATGAATATTTATTTCACCAAAATGATCTTGTTGGCGAAGACCAATTTTTTGAGAATTACTTAAATGAAGAAGAGGAATAAATGTAAGCACCTTATCCATCCTCTCCTCTGACGGACAAAGTTCAGTAAATGTTAACATTGAAGGAAAACTCTGATCCTCATCAAAGAACTCGCAAATCTTTTGATATAAATCAGTCATAATAACTGAAATATCCACTGTTTTTTTAGGAACATTAAACTTATGAGGTATGTCAATTTCTTTTAACACCCTCCTATGTGAAACATTAAGTGCAATTGAAAGTGCATCAACGAGATCATAAACCGACACTTTTCTTTTTCTTGGTTGCGGAGTTCTTGGAATTAATTTTAATTGTTCCTCTGCATTTTCTAATGTCACACCTTGCATATTCATAAGATCTTCTTCAGAATCATAAAGATCTGTTGAATCATCAGATGTTGCTAAAAGACGATCAAACTCCATCATATCAGAACCAACCAACCTATCAGATTTAATCTTGAGAAGAATTGCTGCTGCAAGAAGAACTTTACCTGAAACTCTTAGATTCATTTCAGTCATTTTTTTAACAAGAGTAATGTATTTATTTGCAAGCTCAGACACATCAACATCCCAAGGATCCATCTGTTCAGTTTTAATAAGCTCATAAAGTAAACTTTTCCAAGTAATCTCATCTTGCTCAGTTAGAATACTCATTAATTTATCATACATAGCGATTTAAAAGAAAAATAGTGTATTTAAAGGTTTCTATGGATTGTGAATTATTTTTTGAAATTGTGAATTGTTTCTAGAGAGTGTGAATTAAATAATACCCAGAATCTAATAAAAAAATTAAATAAATAAAAAGCACAATAAATAAAAAAAAGTACAATAAATAAAAAAAAGTACAATAAATAAGAAAACGTACAATAAATAAAAAATTGACTTAAAATAAAAAATGAGTGGGCCCGCCCGGACTCGAACCGGGGATCAATGCCTTTCATCGACAATCAAACTTTGGAATAAACCTAATTTTGATGTCTTGTAAGGGCACTGTCATAGCCACTAGACCACGGGCCCAAATAACTTAAAATAACTAAAAAAAAACGTTAAATTGGGATTTGACTTGTGTTTCATACAAGTATCTTGATTGCAACTGTTTAAAACGTAACTGCAATCAAATACACACAAATACAACAGTGTGTGCTTTTTCAAAAGAGATTATGACTCATTTATAAAATTAACGAAAAAAATCAGAATCAAACAAACAAGCTACAGACAATATGAGTTAATACACAGCAAATAACCAGTTTACACAGGGCCAGATAATTAGGCAAGATAAGCGTTTTTAATACTCCAAAGATAAGCCGTTTAAATAAAGCCAGATAAGCTTTTTTTATACACTATAGATAAGCTTTTTAAATGAGAGGTTTATCCTATAGAATTATGCATCTTTTAAAAACAGATTTTAATGGAAATCCCAATATTGGACTATATGGGTTTTGTACAGATGAATTTTGTCTAATTGGCATGGAAGTCAATGAAAACAAAGCTCAACAAATCTCAGAAGCACTCGGAGTTCCAGTACATAGAATAACCATGTGTGGAACATCACTAGTAGGCGTTTTTATTGCTGGAAACTCAAAAAAGATTTTAGTCCCAGGAATTGCATTTGATTCAGAACTTAAAAAATTAGACAAATTAGGAATTGATTATTCAATTATTAATACTAACTTAACTGCTCTTGGAAACAACATACTTTGTAACGAACAGGGCTGTTTAGTAAATCCAGATTTCTCTTCAGACGTTAAAAAAAGAATACGTGAAGCACTAATGGTTAGTTTAAAACCAGGAACAATTGCTGAACTCCCAACTGTTGGTTCACTTGCAATCGCAAACTCAAACTCCGGTTTGATTCATCCAGACATAACTGAAGAAGAATATGAAAAAGTAAGTTCATTATTATCTGTTAATTTTGAAACAGGAACAATAAATTTAGGATCTCCATTCTTAAAATCAGGCGTTCTTTGTAACAAAAACGGATTTGTTGTTGGTTCAATTAGTGGCGGACCAGAAATTGCGTGGATAGATGAAGCACTCGGATATTTAGAACAAAATAATTCCAAAAATAAATAAATGAATAATTAATTTAACAATAATAATTAATTTTATAATAATATTTAATAGCACAATAATGGTGAACATAATGTCAGACAATAAAGAAAATAACTCCCCCACACAAGAAGTTGGAAAGAGTCAAGAAGAATTACAAAAAATGTTACAATCAAAGTATATGGAATATCAAATGATTGAACAACAGATGAAACAAGCACAACAACAAGTGCAAAAAGTTGATTCTCAATTAGGCGAAATTCAAATCATAATTAAAGGATTAAAAGATTTACAAGAAAGTTCAAAAGATGACGAAATATTAGTTCCAATATCCAGCGGAATCTTTGTAAAAGGTAAAATTGAAAATCCTAATGATTTTTTAGTAAATGTTGGAAGCGGAATTATTGTAAACAAAAATTTTGAAGAAACTGTTTCATTACTTGAAGAACAGTTAGTTGAACTTGAAAAATTTAGAATTGAAGCTATGAATCAAGTACAACAAATGGCAATAAACTCTCAAAACCTCGAACAAGAACTTAAACTTATGATTGAAGATTCTTGAGCATAACATTATTAAAAAGTTATTTTGCACAAAATATTTTTTAAATCAAATTTATTAGATATATATTTATTTAATATTATTCAATAAAAAAGGTGATTAAATGTTTGGTTTTCTAAAAGATAAATTAAAAAAAGCTGTCAGCAAGTTAAGTAAAGATATTGAAGAAGAAGGTGACGATGCAGTTATCGAAACCACTGAAGTATCTGAAAAACTAGATGAAACTACTTCTGACGAAAAAGAAACAATTGATACAACTAGTTCTAAAACAGACATAAAACAGCCTGATGAATCTGAAAACGAGTTAAAAGACCAAGAAATCACAACAGATGATTCAACTCAAACAAATACTCCTACTGAAAAAGAAAAATCTGAAGAATTACCGGAAGAAAAAAAACCCGAAGAATTATCTGAAGAAAAAATTGAAGAAAAAAAAATCGAAGAACAAATAATTGAAAAAGAAGAAAGTTCAGATAAAGAAATCTCGGATGAAAAAGGTTTAGATAACGAACCAGTTTTAGTAGACACTGCAGAAAAAGAAAATGAAGAAACTCCTATTGAAACACCAAAAGAAAAACCAAAAAAGAAAGGATTTTTTGGACGCTTATTTGGTAAAAAAACAGACAATATTGAAACTGAGGATGTAGAAACAGACGACACAACTGATGAGACTAAAACTGATGATCTCACACAAACTGATTCTAAAGAAGATGACCTTGACGATAAATTTCGGAAAACTGCAGACGAAGTATCAGAAAAACTAGATGATGATATTTCTTACGATGATAAAATAGCACAAGAAATTGAAGAAACAGACGATTCAATGAAAGATTATCTTTCCAAAGACTTAGAAGAAGAAAAAGAAATTAAAGAAAAATTACAAGATTTAATGGATAAAACCGATGCGCGAGAAAAAGAAGAAGATGAATTTAGCACAGACTTAGACGATATTGAAAAAGATGATGAAGGACTTAGCGCAAATGAACTTGAAGATTCAGACAAAAAGCTAGATGAAAATATGGATGATGATTTACTAGTTGAAGAAAAGGAAAAAATAGAGATTCCTGATGAAAAAACTACCGACGTTGAAGAAAAAACACAAAAGTTTTCATCCGCACTTAAAGATGATGAAGCAGCAAAATTAGACCTAAAAGAAGACGATCAAGCTGACTTGGAAGTAGCTGAAGAAATTAGTGAAAAAAAAGAAAAAACAGGATTTTTTGGAAAACTAAAACAAAAAGTTGCGGCAAAGACATTATCCGAATCAAAATTTGAAGATTTATTTTTTGAACTTGAAATAACATTACTTGAAAATAATGTTGCAGTAGAAGTTATTGAAAAAATTAAAACAGATTTAAAAGAACGATTAGTCGATCATAAACTTAATCGATTTGAAATTGAAACAATAATTATGAGTACACTTAAAAAAAGCTTAAATGAAATACTAGATTTTGAGCCGTTTGATATTTTAGAAAAAGTTAAACATAAAAAACCATTCGTAATTACATTTGTTGGAGTTAATGGCTGTGGAAAAACAACAACCATCGCAAAACTTGCAAGATTCTTTCAATCACAACAATTAAAACCAGTACTAGTTGCAGCAGATACATTTAGAGCTGCAGCAATACAACAACTAGAAGAACATGCTAATCGCCTAGGTGTAAAAATGATCAAACATGATTATGGAAGTGATCCCGCAGCAGTAGCATTTGATGGAATAAAATATGCAGAATCAAAAGGTCTAGATGTAGTATTAATTGATACTGCAGGACGACTTCAATCAAACATAAACTTAATGGATGAAATGAAAAAAATCATGAGAGTTGCAAATCCAGATCTTAAAATTTTTATTGGAGAATCAATAACTGGAAATGACTGCGTAGAACAAGCAAAAAAATTCAATGAAGCAGTAGAATTTGATGGAATAGTCTTATCAAAAGCAGATGTTGATGAAAAAGGCGGAGCTGCAATTTCAGTTTCATATGTTACAGGAAAACCAGTACTATTCATCGGAACTGGACAATCATATAAAGACTTAGAATTATTTAGTCGTACAAAAATCATGAAAACATTAGGATTTTAAACATTAGTAGGACAATAACATCTATCAATCATAATAAATTTTATATATATCTCAAATATTTTCAAACTCATCAATAAAACCATAATTATGGGGTGGTATACTTGGATAAATTTAAAAAAGCATTTTTGCATCCGTTTCAAGACGTAAAGTCAGTGATCATAGGATGTTTGTTAAATATTTTACCAATAATTAATTTCTTCTCAACAGGATATATTGTTGAAGCAGGAAAACTAAGTTTAAAACACAAAAAAGCATTACCTAAATGGGAAAATTTTGGTCATTTATGGATCACAGGATTACTAGTATTTTTGTTCGGACTTATTTGGTCCATACCTGCATTAATTTTAACATTTTTATTTGTTGGAAAACAATTCGTTTCAATGCTTACCACAGGCAGTGCTTTTGAAATGCTCCCAGGATTTAGTTCGGGAATTGTTTTAGTTGCAATAGTTTTTGTGTTAACATTTTATTTAATGC from Candidatus Woesearchaeota archaeon encodes the following:
- a CDS encoding segregation/condensation protein A, whose amino-acid sequence is MYDKLMSILTEQDEITWKSLLYELIKTEQMDPWDVDVSELANKYITLVKKMTEMNLRVSGKVLLAAAILLKIKSDRLVGSDMMEFDRLLATSDDSTDLYDSEEDLMNMQGVTLENAEEQLKLIPRTPQPRKRKVSVYDLVDALSIALNVSHRRVLKEIDIPHKFNVPKKTVDISVIMTDLYQKICEFFDEDQSFPSMLTFTELCPSEERMDKVLTFIPLLHLSNSQKIGLRQQDHFGEINIHLPE
- a CDS encoding translation initiation factor IF-6 yields the protein MHLLKTDFNGNPNIGLYGFCTDEFCLIGMEVNENKAQQISEALGVPVHRITMCGTSLVGVFIAGNSKKILVPGIAFDSELKKLDKLGIDYSIINTNLTALGNNILCNEQGCLVNPDFSSDVKKRIREALMVSLKPGTIAELPTVGSLAIANSNSGLIHPDITEEEYEKVSSLLSVNFETGTINLGSPFLKSGVLCNKNGFVVGSISGGPEIAWIDEALGYLEQNNSKNK
- the pfdA gene encoding prefoldin subunit alpha produces the protein MSDNKENNSPTQEVGKSQEELQKMLQSKYMEYQMIEQQMKQAQQQVQKVDSQLGEIQIIIKGLKDLQESSKDDEILVPISSGIFVKGKIENPNDFLVNVGSGIIVNKNFEETVSLLEEQLVELEKFRIEAMNQVQQMAINSQNLEQELKLMIEDS
- the ftsY gene encoding signal recognition particle-docking protein FtsY, yielding MFGFLKDKLKKAVSKLSKDIEEEGDDAVIETTEVSEKLDETTSDEKETIDTTSSKTDIKQPDESENELKDQEITTDDSTQTNTPTEKEKSEELPEEKKPEELSEEKIEEKKIEEQIIEKEESSDKEISDEKGLDNEPVLVDTAEKENEETPIETPKEKPKKKGFFGRLFGKKTDNIETEDVETDDTTDETKTDDLTQTDSKEDDLDDKFRKTADEVSEKLDDDISYDDKIAQEIEETDDSMKDYLSKDLEEEKEIKEKLQDLMDKTDAREKEEDEFSTDLDDIEKDDEGLSANELEDSDKKLDENMDDDLLVEEKEKIEIPDEKTTDVEEKTQKFSSALKDDEAAKLDLKEDDQADLEVAEEISEKKEKTGFFGKLKQKVAAKTLSESKFEDLFFELEITLLENNVAVEVIEKIKTDLKERLVDHKLNRFEIETIIMSTLKKSLNEILDFEPFDILEKVKHKKPFVITFVGVNGCGKTTTIAKLARFFQSQQLKPVLVAADTFRAAAIQQLEEHANRLGVKMIKHDYGSDPAAVAFDGIKYAESKGLDVVLIDTAGRLQSNINLMDEMKKIMRVANPDLKIFIGESITGNDCVEQAKKFNEAVEFDGIVLSKADVDEKGGAAISVSYVTGKPVLFIGTGQSYKDLELFSRTKIMKTLGF